The DNA window GCCCTGTGTTTTTCAGTACATCAAGGACTTTATCTTTGGTAGCGTTGATTACAGCAGCATCTTTCATAGGCTTTTTAGCTTTCTCATACACTTCAGGATGACCGAATTCTTCAGCAGTCAGGTTACTTTTTCTCTGGTTACAATCATGGCATGCGATTGTCAGATTGGATACTCTATTAGAACCACCTCTGCTTCTCGGTACGATATGTTCTATTTCTAACTGTACATCCTGTTTACCGCAATAAGCACAGGTTCTCTGGAACTTTTCCAGCAGATATTCCCTGACATTGTAGCCCTGCAAAGTTCCTTGCTGGTATTCAACACCTTTGATTTCAGGGTTCTGCATCAGTTGAGTATCAAAGTTAACATTTTCATAAGACAAACAGTTGATTGGAACCAGTTCTCTCAATCTTGTTATCCATGTCTGGATATTATCAACTCTGCTCTGTAGAGACGGCGGAAGCCATCCTTCAGGTTTTTTCCTGTTATCAAATCTGGGTTTCCTGTATCTCAGGTTTTGTGATCTTCTTCTGCGTCTGAAATTCCTCCTATCGTCTAATTTCTTTTTAATATCAGTTCTGTGATGGACTTGATCCAACCAGATTACATCTTTGTTGTTCTTCAGTATGGCTAATCCAGTGTATCTTGAGCCATAATCTATCTTTAGTCTGAAATCATCTTTTACGTCATCAGATTTCAGTTCTTTCAGTCTTATTGTAAATGGATACTTTTTGTGTATAGTAGCCTTTCCAGCTTTCAGCAGAATTCTAGCTTTGGCTGGATGGCACGGTGTTAAAGGTTTTTTATTTTTGTTCAATACGAATACCATGGATATTACTCCTTTCTCTGCTTGATGCAGGTTACGCGGCTTATCAGCCGTCTCCCTTCGACAAAGTTATCCCGGTTTGTTATGCATGCACACTGTCCCTACCTCTAAG is part of the Methanohalobium evestigatum Z-7303 genome and encodes:
- the iscB gene encoding RNA-guided endonuclease IscB produces the protein MVFVLNKNKKPLTPCHPAKARILLKAGKATIHKKYPFTIRLKELKSDDVKDDFRLKIDYGSRYTGLAILKNNKDVIWLDQVHHRTDIKKKLDDRRNFRRRRRSQNLRYRKPRFDNRKKPEGWLPPSLQSRVDNIQTWITRLRELVPINCLSYENVNFDTQLMQNPEIKGVEYQQGTLQGYNVREYLLEKFQRTCAYCGKQDVQLEIEHIVPRSRGGSNRVSNLTIACHDCNQRKSNLTAEEFGHPEVYEKAKKPMKDAAVINATKDKVLDVLKNTGLPIECGTGALTKMNRIKLNLPKDHHFDACCVGESTPDELRFKTNSVLHIHAKGRGSYKRCKLDKYGFPRKPAPRIKYIFGFQSGDIIKAIVEKGKYKGTWKGAVACRSNGYFDIKNGTKKIAQGINHKYFKLVQRFDGYTYQLDRLNLNKNTNTDGRNSSHC